A part of Rhinoderma darwinii isolate aRhiDar2 chromosome 1, aRhiDar2.hap1, whole genome shotgun sequence genomic DNA contains:
- the ADRA2C gene encoding alpha-2C adrenergic receptor, which yields MRTKEIFTWQKTHNSEVMEICECHLNTSMDVTDNTTEGINSTFMPSTGPQSEGQYSMTAIWSLVAIVGFLIIFTIVGNVFVVIAVLTSRALKAPQNLFLVSLAVADILVAALVIPFSLANELMGYWYFGNIWCDIYLAIDVLFCTSSIVHLCAISLDRYWSVTQAVEYNLKRTPRRIKGIIVTVWLISAVISFPPLISMDRIGGEAMRNFNSTDGNAKCELNDETWYILSSSIGSFFAPCVIMILVYIRIYQVAKLRTRTMSEKKPNPDCSSHTENGFSKGKFSVEKENGHYPSRPMPPKPTDLDELDIEESSISESKRRKSSSREDNTDSSKDKRSYSKQSSRLSRSSNKSMDMFSSRKKKRSSISRRKLTQAREKRFTFVLAVVMGVFVVCWFPFFFSYSLYGICREACAIPETLFKFFFWIGYCNSSLNPVIYTIFNQDFRRSFKKIICLSKRKKFTN from the coding sequence ATGAGGACCAAGGAGATATTTACTTGGCAAAAGACTCACAACAGTGAGGTTATGGAGATATGTGAATGCCATCTGAATACCAGTATGGATGTTACTGACAACACCACAGAGGGCATCAACAGTACTTTTATGCCATCCACTGGACCTCAAAGTGAGGGGCAATATTCTATGACTGCTATCTGGAGCTTGGTAGCAATTGTAGGGTTTCTGATTATCTTTACCATCGTTGGGAATGTCTTTGTGGTCATTGCTGTGTTGACTAGCAGGGCTCTGAAAGCCCCCCAAAATCTCTTCTTGGTGTCTTTGGCTGTGGCAGATATCCTGGTGGCTGCCCTGGTCATACCCTTCTCTTTGGCTAATGAACTGATGGGATACTGGTACTTTGGGAATATCTGGTGTGATATCTACCTAGCTATAGATGTGCTCTTCTGCACCTCTTCGATAGTCCACCTATGTGCTATAAGCTTGGACAGGTACTGGTCTGTCACACAGGCTGTCGAATACAACCTAAAGAGGACCCCCAGGAGGATTAAAGGCATTATTGTCACCGTCTGGTTGATATCTGCTGTCATCTCATTTCCACCTTTGATCTCTATGGATAGAATTGGAGGAGAAGCTATGAGAAATTTTAATTCCACGGATGGGAATGCGAAGTGTGAACTGAATGATGAGACATGGTACATTCTCTCTTCCTCTATAGGATCCTTCTTTGCCCCCTGTGTGATAATGATCTTGGTTTACATTCGCATCTACCAGGTGGCCAAATTGAGGACCAGGACTATGTCAGAAAAAAAGCCAAACCCCGACTGCTCCTCTCACACAGAGAATGGCTTCAGCAAGGGGAAATTTTCTGTAGAGAAGGAGAATGGACATTACCCATCCAGACCCATGCCACCCAAACCCACAGATTTAGATGAGCTGGACATTGAGGAGAGCAGCATATCGGAGAGCAAgagaagaaagagcagcagtaGAGAGGACAACACTGACTCCAGTAAGGACAAGAGGAGCTACTCCAAACAGTCCAGCCGCCTGTCCAGGTCCAGCAACAAATCTATGGACATGTTCTCCTCAAGAAAAAAGAAGAGGAGTAGCATCTCCAGGAGGAAACTCACCCAAGCCAGGGAGAAGAGGTTCACCTTTGTCTTAGCTGTGGTCATGGGGGTCTTTGTTGTCTGCTGGTTCCCTTTCTTCTTCAGCTATAGTCTCTATGGAATCTGTAGGGAAGCTTGTGCCATTCCAGAAACTTTATTTAAGTTTTTCTTTTGGATCGGTTATTGTAACAGCTCCCTGAATCCTGTCATATACACCATTTTCAACCAGGATTTCAGACGGTCCTTCAAAAAAATTATCTGCCTAAGCAAGAGGAAGAAATTCACTAACTGA